The Thermostichus vulcanus str. 'Rupite' genome window below encodes:
- a CDS encoding GuaB3 family IMP dehydrogenase-related protein, with translation MDIQLGRNRQVRRAYGLDEIALAPGRRTLDPSLVDTHFTLGGIQRQIPIIASAMDGVVDVKMAILLSELGAFGVLNLDGIQTRYRDPDEVLDKIAAVGKDEFVPLMQRLYSEPVKPDLIQERIQQIKAGGGIAAASSVPANAAQYGPLVAEAGGDLFFVQATVVSTHHKAPEGMELLDLAQFCHSMPIPVVVGNCVTYDVTLELMQAGAAGVLVGIGPGAACTSRGVLGVGVPQATAVADCAAAREQFLAQTGTYVPVIADGGLVTGGDICKAIACGADAVMIGSPLARAREAPGRGFHWGMATPSPVLPRGTRIQVGCTGTLEEILRGPARLDDGTHNLLGALRTSMATLGAANLREMQQVDICIAPSLLTEGKVYQKAQSLGMGK, from the coding sequence ATGGACATTCAACTGGGCCGTAATCGGCAGGTCAGGCGGGCTTATGGGCTGGATGAGATTGCCCTAGCTCCGGGCAGACGCACGTTGGATCCCAGTTTGGTGGATACTCACTTCACTCTCGGAGGGATCCAGCGACAAATCCCGATTATCGCCAGCGCCATGGATGGAGTGGTGGATGTCAAAATGGCCATCCTGCTCTCGGAACTGGGCGCGTTTGGGGTCTTGAACCTAGACGGGATCCAAACCCGCTACAGGGATCCCGACGAGGTGTTGGACAAGATTGCCGCTGTGGGCAAAGACGAATTTGTGCCCCTGATGCAGCGCCTCTACAGTGAACCGGTCAAACCAGACCTGATTCAAGAGCGCATCCAGCAGATCAAAGCCGGTGGCGGAATTGCGGCTGCCAGCAGTGTGCCCGCCAATGCGGCTCAATATGGCCCCTTGGTTGCTGAGGCCGGCGGAGATCTGTTTTTTGTGCAAGCCACCGTGGTATCCACCCACCACAAGGCCCCCGAGGGGATGGAGCTGCTGGATCTGGCCCAGTTTTGTCACTCGATGCCCATTCCGGTAGTGGTGGGCAATTGCGTGACCTACGATGTCACCCTAGAGCTGATGCAAGCGGGAGCAGCAGGGGTATTGGTAGGGATTGGCCCTGGTGCTGCCTGTACTTCCCGTGGCGTTTTGGGGGTAGGGGTGCCTCAAGCCACTGCTGTAGCCGATTGTGCGGCGGCGCGGGAGCAGTTCTTGGCCCAGACGGGTACCTATGTTCCCGTGATTGCCGATGGCGGATTGGTGACCGGTGGGGATATTTGCAAAGCGATTGCCTGTGGTGCCGATGCAGTGATGATTGGATCCCCCTTGGCCCGTGCTAGAGAAGCACCCGGTCGCGGTTTTCACTGGGGAATGGCCACTCCCAGCCCCGTCTTGCCCCGTGGTACCCGCATTCAGGTGGGATGCACCGGCACTCTAGAAGAGATCCTGCGTGGCCCCGCCCGTCTGGATGATGGCACCCATAACCTCCTGGGCGCACTACGCACCAGCATGGCAACCCTGGGTGCAGCCAATCTCAGGGAAATGCAGCAGGTGGATATCTGCATTGCCCCCTCCCTGCTCACGGAGGGCAAGGTTTATCAGAAAGCCCAAAGCCTGGGTATGGGTAAATAA
- a CDS encoding RNA-guided endonuclease TnpB family protein, translated as MKRVTTTLKLKFLDLNAVKAEMFDQTVCATTELANELLRISPKERKALTTAKVVTPLKSALSNQVIRVLKGKAGQRVKHFKVFWPEVNNQNWKLHKVGSTYSVSFPTIQGDKRVPLEVSSSYYAERLERILAEQDCERGTLKLMKLRGCWYAVVSITWEVPEVKSTERLGVDRGQNRLAVAATRWGRAVFFGGGEVAYRRRRFQKRRAQLQQAGKYRALKRLERKEARWMRAVNHTVSRRIVRFAKAVNADVWMEDLSGIRQSRQSQKARSDAGKSRHTWSYYDLEWKVAYKLEMAGRTLHKRPAAYTSKTDHRTGLIGKRSGHLFTGQDGYCCDADWNAAMNLAQWDGFSCPLSLKEALPVIGRVGSGDGVVGNPLNSMNPSQLQAVGS; from the coding sequence ATGAAACGGGTCACCACCACACTCAAGCTCAAGTTTCTTGACCTCAATGCGGTCAAAGCAGAGATGTTCGACCAGACGGTTTGTGCGACAACCGAACTGGCAAACGAACTGCTCCGCATCAGTCCGAAGGAACGAAAAGCATTGACAACCGCCAAAGTGGTGACACCACTCAAGTCGGCCCTCTCCAACCAGGTGATTCGTGTCCTGAAGGGGAAAGCCGGCCAGCGGGTCAAACACTTCAAAGTGTTCTGGCCAGAGGTCAACAACCAAAACTGGAAGCTGCACAAAGTAGGTAGCACCTACTCGGTGAGTTTTCCCACGATTCAGGGTGACAAGCGGGTTCCCCTTGAGGTTAGCAGTTCCTACTATGCCGAGCGTCTTGAGCGCATCCTGGCCGAACAGGATTGTGAACGGGGAACCTTGAAACTCATGAAGCTACGGGGCTGTTGGTACGCGGTTGTATCTATCACTTGGGAAGTTCCCGAAGTGAAGAGTACGGAGCGACTGGGTGTTGACCGTGGGCAGAACCGTTTGGCAGTGGCGGCCACCCGTTGGGGTCGGGCGGTGTTTTTTGGGGGTGGAGAGGTAGCCTATCGTCGTCGTCGTTTCCAGAAGCGTCGTGCCCAGTTGCAACAGGCGGGTAAATACCGAGCACTCAAGCGACTGGAGCGCAAAGAAGCCCGTTGGATGAGGGCGGTCAACCACACCGTGAGCCGCCGCATTGTACGGTTTGCCAAGGCGGTGAATGCAGATGTGTGGATGGAAGACCTCTCGGGTATCCGCCAATCCAGACAGAGCCAGAAGGCGCGTTCGGATGCCGGGAAATCGCGCCATACCTGGTCGTACTACGACCTGGAGTGGAAGGTTGCCTACAAGCTGGAAATGGCGGGCAGGACGCTGCATAAACGTCCTGCTGCCTACACATCCAAAACCGACCACAGGACAGGATTGATTGGGAAAAGGAGTGGGCATTTGTTCACCGGGCAGGACGGGTATTGCTGTGATGCCGACTGGAATGCCGCAATGAACCTAGCCCAGTGGGACGGGTTTTCGTGTCCTTTGAGTCTAAAAGAAGCCCTGCCCGTAATAGGTAGGGTCGGCTCAGGGGATGGGGTAGTTGGCAATCCCCTGAACTCCATGAATCCCTCACAGCTTCAAGCTGTGGGGAGCTAG